In Mustela lutreola isolate mMusLut2 chromosome 1, mMusLut2.pri, whole genome shotgun sequence, one genomic interval encodes:
- the LOC131809240 gene encoding olfactory receptor 4P4-like, translating to MDQSNNVTVFILMGLSKNKNIEMFCFVLFLFCYIAICGGNLLIMISIMCSQLIEQPMYFFLNYLSLSDLCYTSTVTPKLMTDLLAERKTISYSNCMTQLFATHLFGGVEIFILTGMAYDRYVAICKPLHYTVIMSRERCHAIITACCTGALIHSASQFLLTIFLPFCGPNEIDHYFCDVYPLLKLACTDTDRIGLLVVLNSGLIALVTFVILMVSYFLILYTLRAYPAESRSKALSTCTSHVTVVVLFFAPALFIYIRPATTFPEDKVFALFYTIIAPMFNPLIYTLRNMEMKNALRKVWCRHVLSEGK from the coding sequence ATGGATCAAAGCAATAATGTCACGGTATTTATTCTCATGGGACTTTCCAAAAACAAGAATattgaaatgttttgttttgtattatttttattttgttacattgCTATTTGTGGGGGAAACTTGCTCATCATGATTTCTATCATGTGCAGTCAGCTAATTGAGCAacccatgtattttttccttaattaccTCTCACTCTCCGACCTTTGCTACACATCCACTGTGACACCCAAACTAATGACTGACTTACTGGCAGAAAGGAAGACCATTTCCTACAGTAACTGCATGACACAACTCTTTGCCACACATTTATTTGGAGGTGTGGAAATCTTCATCCTCACAgggatggcctatgaccgctacgtGGCCATCTGTAAGCCCCTGCACTACACCGTCAtcatgagcagagagaggtgtCACGCAATCATCACAGCCTGCTGTACTGGGGCCTTAATCCACTCTGCCAGTCAGTTCCTCCTCACCATCTTCCTACCCTTCTGTGGCCCCAATGAGATCGATCACTACTTCTGCGACGTGTATCCTTTACTGAAGCTGGCCTGCACGGACACGGACAGAATTGGTCTCTTGGTCGTTCTTAATTCAGGACTGATTGCTCTGGTGACTTTTGTGATTTTGATGGTGTCCTATTTTCTGATATTATACACCCTTAGGGCTTACCCTGCAGAGAGCCGCTCCAAAGCTCTTTCCACCTGCACTTCCCACGTCACAGTCGTGGTTCTGTTCTTTGCACCTGCATTATTCATTTACATTCGGCCCGCCACAACTTTCCCAGAAGACAAAGTGTTTGCTCTTTTCTACACCATCATTGCCCCCATGTTCAACCCTCTGATCTACACGCTGAGAAACATGGAGATGAAGAACGCGTTGAGGAAAGTGTGGTGTCGTCATGTACTGTCGGAAGGAAAGTAG